One Methylosinus sp. C49 DNA segment encodes these proteins:
- a CDS encoding transglycosylase domain-containing protein — protein MREAKLRARTFAAATAGSALAAFAGAAFAAVLGYEAVSVALARMATPTLFARYEAETDHGAKLPPGFSRERIETLLAVQDPGFWTHGGVDWSAPLADTLAQSVTKKLYFADFKPGFGKIRQTLIAQFAVGPLISKSAQIAAFIDVSGFDSASRQWFGKPFAELDDGEFLALVAAGNEPKDYPPGTQANAERVRRIEKYLAGLCARRGFADAWLESCAD, from the coding sequence ATGCGGGAAGCGAAATTACGGGCGCGCACATTCGCGGCGGCGACCGCCGGCTCGGCGCTGGCCGCTTTCGCCGGCGCGGCCTTCGCCGCCGTCCTCGGCTATGAGGCGGTCTCTGTCGCTCTCGCTCGCATGGCCACGCCTACGCTCTTTGCGCGCTATGAGGCGGAGACCGATCACGGCGCGAAATTGCCGCCCGGATTCTCTCGCGAGCGCATAGAGACGCTGCTCGCGGTGCAGGACCCGGGTTTCTGGACGCATGGCGGCGTCGATTGGAGCGCGCCGCTCGCAGACACGCTCGCTCAATCCGTGACCAAGAAGCTCTATTTCGCTGATTTCAAGCCGGGTTTCGGCAAGATTCGTCAAACGCTGATCGCGCAATTCGCCGTCGGCCCGCTGATCTCCAAGAGCGCGCAGATTGCCGCTTTCATCGATGTGAGCGGATTCGATTCCGCATCGCGGCAATGGTTCGGCAAGCCGTTCGCGGAATTGGACGACGGCGAGTTTCTCGCGCTCGTCGCCGCCGGTAATGAGCCGAAGGATTACCCGCCGGGCACGCAAGCCAACGCCGAGCGCGTGCGCCGCATCGAGAAATATCTCGCCGGCCTCTGCGCGCGGCGCGGCTTCGCCGATGCGTGGCTGGAGAGCTGCGCGGATTGA
- a CDS encoding SIMPL domain-containing protein (The SIMPL domain is named for its presence in mouse protein SIMPL (signalling molecule that associates with mouse pelle-like kinase). Bacterial member BP26, from Brucella, was shown to assemble into a channel-like structure, while YggE from E. coli has been associated with resistance to oxidative stress.) yields the protein MRIFSLFAFLLIASVSHAEDRAHWDFPVAEVHGTAAEEVKPDRADIQLGVFVEKPTAADATAELARSSSALMQDIEAAGVARKNIRSRSVQVAPIYSEERDPGNRQILKRSLTGFRASSDVDVSTADVDRVGDIVGHLLGAHANRLYGVRFRVTDKAEREAILLGKAVANARHRAELLAEGASMKLGDLVALELNPEFAAGEADMPMARAELGPRAIAIPVHPGEERIEARVKGVWRLLPK from the coding sequence ATGCGGATTTTTTCTCTCTTCGCCTTTTTGCTCATCGCCTCCGTCTCTCACGCGGAGGACCGCGCGCATTGGGACTTTCCCGTCGCCGAGGTTCACGGAACAGCGGCGGAAGAGGTCAAGCCCGACCGCGCCGACATTCAGCTCGGCGTCTTCGTGGAAAAGCCGACGGCCGCAGATGCGACCGCCGAGCTCGCCCGCTCGTCCTCGGCGCTCATGCAGGACATAGAAGCGGCCGGCGTCGCGCGCAAAAATATCCGCTCCCGAAGCGTTCAGGTCGCGCCCATCTATTCCGAGGAGCGCGACCCGGGGAATCGACAGATTCTCAAACGGAGCTTGACCGGGTTTCGCGCCTCGTCGGATGTCGACGTTTCGACCGCGGATGTCGATCGCGTCGGCGACATCGTCGGCCATCTTCTCGGCGCCCACGCCAATCGGCTCTATGGCGTGCGGTTCCGCGTGACCGACAAAGCGGAGCGCGAGGCGATATTGCTCGGCAAGGCTGTCGCCAATGCGCGTCATCGCGCCGAGCTGCTCGCCGAAGGCGCGTCGATGAAGCTCGGCGACCTCGTGGCGCTGGAGCTCAATCCCGAATTCGCGGCCGGCGAGGCCGACATGCCGATGGCGCGCGCCGAGCTTGGTCCACGCGCCATCGCCATTCCGGTCCACCCGGGTGAGGAACGCATAGAGGCGCGCGTGAAAGGCGTCTGGCGGCTCCTGCCGAAATAA
- a CDS encoding murein L,D-transpeptidase family protein yields the protein MPSKPSRPILLAAALALSLVEIGVFVAFASRGPARPAETHETIAERRSNPFGALVQNLRGAIVETARQEEPAPVEEPPPAIAAAPSTRAPSFLAALPPLRPSEPEAVLALPPVDTPLPPARPRNLAAVEPAATAETPAGTTALPPVAVSPPTQALALAAAPPNEPPPLTNRDDGNFRMGSAVYVRIFKKEGELELWRRQSGHFTLYRTYPICKWSGHLGPKLKSGDYQSPEGFYSVSARQLNPNSHYHRAFDVGFPNAFDKQNGRTGGALMVHGACKSVGCFAMTDRVIEEIYGLVEAALRGGQHEVPVHIFPFRMTDAALAKETQGDWTNLWSAPPEHQQWSGFWRNLKEGYDLFEQTGEPPTAYACGSRYAFGAAGGSCRRIAGW from the coding sequence ATGCCGTCGAAACCGTCGCGCCCCATCCTCCTCGCCGCCGCGCTGGCTCTGAGCCTCGTCGAGATCGGCGTTTTCGTCGCCTTCGCCTCGCGCGGCCCGGCGCGGCCGGCGGAGACGCACGAGACCATCGCTGAGAGACGCTCAAATCCCTTCGGCGCGCTGGTGCAAAATCTGCGCGGCGCCATCGTCGAGACCGCGCGGCAGGAGGAGCCCGCGCCGGTCGAGGAGCCGCCGCCGGCGATCGCCGCCGCGCCGAGCACGCGCGCGCCCTCCTTCCTCGCGGCTTTGCCTCCCCTGCGTCCGTCGGAGCCGGAGGCGGTCCTCGCCCTGCCGCCCGTCGATACGCCGTTGCCGCCGGCGCGGCCGCGCAATCTCGCCGCCGTCGAGCCTGCGGCCACAGCCGAGACCCCCGCCGGCACGACGGCGCTGCCGCCGGTCGCCGTCTCGCCGCCGACACAGGCGCTCGCCCTCGCCGCCGCGCCGCCCAATGAGCCGCCGCCACTGACGAACCGCGACGACGGAAATTTCCGCATGGGCTCCGCGGTCTATGTCCGCATCTTCAAAAAGGAAGGCGAGCTCGAGCTCTGGCGCCGGCAGAGCGGCCATTTCACGCTCTACCGGACCTATCCCATCTGCAAATGGTCCGGCCATCTCGGACCCAAGCTGAAATCCGGCGATTATCAATCGCCCGAGGGCTTCTACAGCGTCTCGGCGCGCCAGCTCAATCCGAACTCCCATTATCACCGCGCCTTCGACGTCGGCTTTCCCAACGCTTTCGACAAGCAGAACGGCCGCACCGGCGGCGCGCTGATGGTCCATGGCGCCTGCAAATCGGTCGGCTGCTTCGCCATGACCGACAGAGTGATCGAGGAGATATACGGCCTGGTGGAAGCCGCGCTGCGCGGCGGCCAGCACGAGGTGCCAGTCCACATCTTCCCATTCCGCATGACCGATGCGGCCTTGGCCAAGGAAACGCAGGGCGACTGGACCAATCTCTGGTCGGCGCCGCCGGAGCACCAGCAATGGAGCGGCTTCTGGCGGAATTTGAAGGAAGGCTACGACCTCTTCGAGCAGACCGGCGAGCCGCCGACCGCCTATGCCTGCGGATCGCGCTACGCCTTCGGCGCCGCTGGCGGCTCCTGCCGCCGCATCGCCGGCTGGTAA
- a CDS encoding adenine phosphoribosyltransferase, giving the protein MTLASSIRTIPDYPKPGIMFRDITTLLGDARAFRRAVDELVQPWAGTKIDKVAGMEARGFILGGAVAHQLSAGFVPVRKKGKLPHTTVSIAYSLEYGVDEMEVHEDAVVKGERVILVDDLIATGGTAEGAVKLLQKIGAEVIAACFVIDLPELGGAKKIESLGVPVRRLVTFEGH; this is encoded by the coding sequence ATGACCCTCGCCTCCTCGATTCGCACGATTCCCGATTATCCCAAGCCGGGCATCATGTTCCGCGACATCACCACCCTGCTCGGCGACGCCAGGGCGTTTCGCCGCGCGGTGGACGAATTGGTGCAGCCCTGGGCCGGCACGAAGATCGACAAGGTGGCGGGCATGGAGGCGCGCGGCTTCATTCTGGGCGGCGCGGTCGCGCATCAATTGTCGGCCGGCTTCGTGCCCGTGCGCAAGAAGGGCAAGCTGCCGCATACCACCGTCTCCATCGCCTATTCGCTGGAATATGGCGTGGACGAGATGGAGGTGCACGAGGACGCCGTGGTGAAGGGCGAGCGCGTCATTCTCGTCGACGATCTCATCGCCACCGGCGGCACGGCGGAAGGCGCCGTCAAGCTGCTGCAGAAGATCGGCGCCGAGGTCATCGCCGCCTGCTTCGTCATCGATCTGCCGGAGCTCGGCGGCGCCAAGAAAATCGAATCGCTCGGCGTGCCGGTGCGTCGGCTCGTCACCTTCGAAGGGCATTGA
- a CDS encoding F0F1 ATP synthase subunit delta: MASGGDDLSGVAGRYASALYDLAVEQGSTEEIATALRGFAALIQESKDLERLIVSPVYSAETQIKALSPILDAAGVTGVAANFVKLVATKRRLFVLPAIIEAYGKLHDAAKGVVRADVTVAAPLASHHESALRDALAGVTGGKAVDLEVKVDPAIIGGLVVKIGSRMLDASLKTKLNSIRTRMKEVG, encoded by the coding sequence GTGGCTTCAGGCGGAGACGATCTATCCGGTGTAGCGGGGCGATACGCCTCGGCCCTTTATGATCTCGCAGTGGAGCAAGGCTCCACGGAAGAGATCGCGACGGCGCTGCGCGGCTTCGCCGCGCTGATCCAGGAGAGCAAGGATCTCGAGCGCCTGATCGTGAGCCCGGTCTATTCTGCCGAGACGCAGATCAAGGCTCTCTCTCCCATTCTCGACGCCGCCGGCGTCACGGGCGTCGCGGCCAATTTCGTGAAGCTCGTCGCGACAAAACGTCGCCTCTTCGTTCTCCCCGCCATCATCGAGGCCTATGGCAAGCTGCATGACGCCGCCAAGGGCGTCGTGCGCGCCGACGTCACAGTGGCCGCGCCGCTCGCCTCTCATCATGAGAGCGCGCTGCGCGACGCGCTCGCCGGCGTCACCGGCGGCAAGGCCGTCGACCTCGAGGTGAAGGTCGATCCGGCGATCATCGGGGGTCTCGTCGTCAAAATCGGCTCGCGCATGCTCGATGCGTCGCTGAAGACCAAGCTCAATTCCATTCGAACACGCATGAAAGAGGTCGGCTGA
- a CDS encoding S-methyl-5'-thioadenosine phosphorylase, with translation MTRAVIGIIGGSGVYHLPGLQDLREQRVTTPWGDPSDALHFGRIGETQVVFLPRHGRGHVFSPSGINYRANIFALKQAGVTDLVSVSACGSFKSELYPGLFVLPDQFVDRTFGRQSSFFGNGCVAHVSMAHPVAPLLAKRIAAAAKAEGMEHSVGGTYVCMEGPQFSSYAESLTYKAAGYDVIGMTAMPEAKLAREAELSYATIAMVTDFDCWHPEHDNVDVASVIAVVRDNADKASRLLARLLADFPQEHEPCPIGSDRALDTAILTAPEARDPALMEKLGVIVARARGAAG, from the coding sequence ATGACGCGAGCGGTTATCGGCATCATCGGAGGATCGGGCGTCTATCATCTGCCCGGTCTGCAGGATTTGCGCGAGCAGCGCGTGACGACGCCTTGGGGCGATCCGTCCGACGCGCTGCATTTCGGCCGCATCGGCGAGACGCAGGTCGTGTTTCTGCCGCGGCATGGTCGCGGTCATGTGTTCTCGCCCTCGGGCATAAATTATCGCGCCAATATTTTCGCGCTGAAGCAGGCGGGCGTCACCGATCTCGTCTCGGTCTCCGCCTGCGGCTCGTTCAAATCGGAGCTCTATCCGGGACTCTTCGTGCTGCCGGATCAATTCGTCGATCGCACATTCGGCCGGCAATCCTCCTTTTTCGGCAATGGCTGCGTCGCGCATGTGTCGATGGCGCATCCTGTGGCGCCCTTGCTGGCGAAGCGCATCGCCGCCGCCGCAAAAGCGGAGGGCATGGAGCATTCCGTCGGCGGAACCTATGTCTGCATGGAAGGTCCGCAATTTTCGTCCTACGCGGAATCGCTGACCTATAAAGCCGCGGGCTATGACGTCATCGGCATGACGGCGATGCCGGAGGCAAAGCTCGCGCGCGAGGCGGAACTCTCTTACGCGACCATCGCAATGGTCACGGATTTCGATTGCTGGCATCCAGAGCACGACAATGTCGATGTCGCTTCGGTGATCGCCGTCGTGCGAGACAACGCCGATAAAGCGAGCCGTCTGCTCGCACGCCTGCTCGCCGATTTTCCGCAGGAGCACGAGCCCTGCCCGATCGGCTCCGACCGCGCGCTCGACACAGCGATTCTGACGGCGCCCGAGGCGCGCGATCCGGCGCTGATGGAAAAGCTCGGCGTCATTGTCGCGCGGGCGCGCGGCGCGGCGGGATGA
- a CDS encoding transglycosylase domain-containing protein, with translation MADIKQRKIIFVVVAVAVAALLGLVGYEAVSVAVARVATPEIFARYEAATDDGATLPAGLSKERVETLLAVQDPSFWTHDGVDWSAPLTTTTITQSVVKRLYFENFQKGFSKIRQTLIARFAVAPLTSKNAQLAAFIDVNGFEPAAQKWFGKRLAELDDDEFLSLIATNNNPRDYAPGTQANAERVRRIEKYLAGLCERRGFSDVWLESCGG, from the coding sequence ATGGCGGATATCAAGCAGCGCAAAATTATTTTCGTCGTCGTGGCGGTCGCCGTTGCGGCGCTTCTCGGCCTCGTCGGCTATGAGGCGGTTTCCGTCGCGGTCGCCCGCGTCGCCACGCCCGAGATTTTCGCACGCTATGAGGCGGCGACCGACGATGGCGCGACATTGCCCGCCGGGCTTTCGAAGGAGCGGGTGGAGACATTGCTCGCGGTGCAGGATCCGAGCTTCTGGACGCATGACGGAGTCGATTGGAGCGCGCCGCTCACCACCACCACCATCACGCAATCCGTGGTGAAGCGGCTCTATTTCGAGAATTTCCAAAAGGGCTTCTCGAAGATCCGGCAGACGCTGATCGCGCGATTTGCGGTCGCGCCGCTGACGTCCAAGAATGCGCAGCTCGCCGCTTTCATCGATGTGAACGGATTCGAGCCCGCCGCGCAAAAATGGTTCGGCAAGAGACTAGCGGAATTGGACGACGACGAGTTTCTCTCGCTGATCGCCACCAACAACAATCCCAGGGATTATGCGCCCGGCACGCAGGCCAACGCCGAGCGCGTGCGTCGTATCGAGAAATATCTCGCCGGCCTCTGCGAGCGGCGCGGCTTTTCCGATGTGTGGCTGGAGAGCTGCGGGGGATGA